The following proteins are encoded in a genomic region of Tachysurus fulvidraco isolate hzauxx_2018 chromosome 22, HZAU_PFXX_2.0, whole genome shotgun sequence:
- the LOC113645231 gene encoding polymeric immunoglobulin receptor-like isoform X2: MGFYSLCGSVTLLGFFLCISEVESMRTLKNVAVKRGGSVTVPCLYDEKYKANNKFWCKGNYWSTCSIVAYANSSGNPSVIDHPEQNLLTVELNSVSESGTGWCAAEIGDKWQKDDQDYLYLTVSQDPDLSVNESRVRGEEGGSVTVQCLYSAEYQNTQKQWCRFKDGQCNIVGTETSQNSTVYISDDGKEIFSVKMSKLQQSDAGWYWCSAGDLQVPVHINVSDPPPVNTSNITTVSTTVSTNTHKDNTYTSDSKHNSVFVTSVPSSDETTLVWTLNHWYLVALLLPLVILVIIICMLRKKCGFSK, from the exons ATGGGCTTTTACTCACTATGTGGTTCTGTAACTCTCCTTGGGTTTTTCCTCTGTATATCAG AGGTAGAGAGCATGAGGACACTGAaaaatgtagctgtaaaaagaGGAGGATCTGTCACTGTTCCATGTCTTTATGATGAGAAGTACAAAGCGAACAATAAATTCTGGTGCAAAGGGAACTATTGGTCTACCTGCAGTATCGTAGCCTATGCAAACTCAAGTGGAAATCCATCAGTCATTGATCATCCAGAGCAGAATTTGTTGACGGTGGAACTGAACTCTGTCTCTGAGTCTGGAACGGGTTGGTGTGCTGCAGAAATTGGGGATAAATGGCAAAAGGATGACCAGGATTATTTGTACCTGACAGTTAGTCAAG ATCCTGATCTGTCAGTGAATGAGAGCAGAGTGAGAGGTGAGGAAGGAGGCAGCGTCACAGTCCAGTGTCTGTACAGTGCTGAGTATCAGAATACACAGAAGCAGTGGTGCAGATTCAAAGATGGACAATGCAACATAGTGGGGACTGAAACATCACAGAATTCCACAGTGTACATCAGTGATGATGGGAAAGAAATCTTCAGTGTAAAGATGAGCAAACTGCAGCAGAGTGATGCTGGATGGTACTGGTGCAGTGCAGGAGATCTACAGGTTCCTGTTCACATCAATGTCAGTGATCCACCTCCAG TCAATACATCAAATATTACAACAGTGTCCACAACAGTGTCTACAAACACCCATAAAGACAACACATACAC ATCTGACTCAAAGCACAATTCAG TGTTTGTGACATCAGTTCCCAGCAGTGATGAAACCAC TTTGGTTTGGACCCTGAACCATTGGTACCTGGTGGCCCTTCTTCTGCCACTGGTGATActggtcatcatcatctgtatgCTCAGAAAGAAATGTG GTTTCTCCAAATGA
- the LOC113645233 gene encoding polymeric immunoglobulin receptor-like isoform X5, with amino-acid sequence MYFYSQVVCVSVFGFFLQISEVESMRTLKNVAVKRGGSVTIPCIHEEKYKANKKFWCKGNFWSTCSIVAYANSSGNPSVIDHAEYNLLTVELNSVSESGRRWCAVEIGDRWQPDDRDYLYLTVSKDPDLSVRESRVRGEEGGSVTVQCLYSAAYQNKQKQWCRFKDGQCNIVRTETSQNSAVYISDDGRRSFRVKMSRLKKSDAGWYWCSAGDLQVPVHISVGVDASDLITPVTTWSCNKESIEPEMFCIADN; translated from the exons ATGTACTTTTATTCACAagttgtttgtgtatctgtctttgGCTTCTTCCTGCAGATATCAG AGGTAGAGAGCATGAGGACACTGAaaaatgtagctgtaaaaagaGGAGGATCTGTCACTATTCCATGTATTCATGAAGAGAagtacaaagcaaacaaaaaattctGGTGCAAAGGGAACTTTTGGTCTACCTGCAGTATCGTAGCCTATGCAAACTCAAGTGGAAATCCATCAGTCATTGATCATGCAGAGTACAATTTGTTGACGGTGGAACTGAACTCTGTCTCTGAGTCTGGAAGGCGTTGGTGTGCTGTAGAAATTGGGGATAGATGGCAGCCGGATGACCGTGATTATTTGTACCTGACGGTCAGTAAAG ATCCTGATCTGTCAGTGAGGGAGAGCAGAGTGAGAGGTGAGGAAGGAGGCAGCgtcacagtccagtgtctctacagtgctgCGTATCAGAATAAACAGAAGCAGTGGTGCAGATTTAAAGATGGACAATGCAACATAGTGAGGACTGAAACAtcccagaattcagcagtgtacaTCAGTGATGATGGGAGAAGATCCTTCAGAGTGAAGatgagcagactgaagaagagtgATGCTGGATGGTACTGGTGCAGTGCAGGAGATCTGCAGGTTCCTGTTCACATCAGTGTCGGTGTTGACGCTTCAG ATTTGATTACGCCAGTTACTACATGGTCCTGCAATAAAGAATCTAT agagccagagaTGTTCTGTATCGCAGACAACTGA
- the LOC113645234 gene encoding polymeric immunoglobulin receptor-like, translating to MYFYSQVVCVSVFGFFLQISEVESMRTLKNVAVKRGGSVTIPCLYDEKYKANKKFWCKGNYWSTCSIVAYANSSGNPSVIDYPEQNLLTVDLNSVSESGRRWCAAEIGDKWQKDDRDYLYLAISQDPDLSVSESRVSCEEGGSVTVQCLYSAAYQNKQKQWCRFKDGQCNTLRTETSQNSAVYISDDGRRSFRVKMSRLKKSDAGWYWCSAGDLQVPVQISVGVDTSDCITPVTTWCNKESIEPEMFCIADN from the exons ATGTACTTTTATTCACAagttgtttgtgtatctgtctttgGCTTCTTCCTGCAGATATCAG AGGTAGAGAGCATGAGGACACTGAaaaatgtagctgtaaaaagaGGAGGATCTGTCACTATTCCATGTCTTTATGATGAGAagtacaaagcaaacaaaaaattctGGTGCAAAGGGAACTATTGGTCTACCTGCAGTATCGTAGCCTATGCAAACTCAAGTGGAAATCCATCAGTCATTGATTATCCAGAGCAGAATTTGTTGACAGTGGATCTGAATTCTGTCTCTGAGTCTGGAAGGCGTTGGTGTGCTGCAGAAATTGGGGATAAATGGCAAAAGGATGACCGTGATTATTTGTACCTGGCGATCAGTCAAG ATCCTGATCTGTCAGTGAGCGAGAGCAGAGTGAGCTGTGAAGAAGGAGGCAGCgtcacagtccagtgtctctacagtgctgCGTATCAGAATAAACAGAAGCAGTGGTGCAGATTTAAAGATGGACAATGCAACACACTTAGGACTGAAACAtcccagaattcagcagtgtacaTCAGTGATGATGGGAGAAGATCCTTCAGAGTGAAGatgagcagactgaagaagagtgATGCTGGATGGTACTGGTGCAGTGCAGGAGATCTACAGGTTCCTGTTCAAATCAGTGTCGGTGTTGACACTTCAG ATTGTATTACGCCAGTTACTACATGGTGCAATAAAGAATCTAT agagccagagaTGTTCTGTATCGCAGACAACTGA
- the LOC113645233 gene encoding polymeric immunoglobulin receptor-like isoform X2: MYFYSQVVCVSVFGFFLQISEVESMRTLKNVAVKRGGSVTIPCIHEEKYKANKKFWCKGNFWSTCSIVAYANSSGNPSVIDHAEYNLLTVELNSVSESGRRWCAVEIGDRWQPDDRDYLYLTVSKDPDLSVRESRVRGEEGGSVTVQCLYSAAYQNKQKQWCRFKDGQCNIVRTETSQNSAVYISDDGRRSFRVKMSRLKKSDAGWYWCSAGDLQVPVHISVSDPPPVTTRKTTTKSTTEFSTEYTAVTTAESTAVPTAVTTAVPTAVTTTTNQDNTCTSDSKHNSVFVNFIPSSDETTEPEMFCIVNN; this comes from the exons ATGTACTTTTATTCACAagttgtttgtgtatctgtctttgGCTTCTTCCTGCAGATATCAG AGGTAGAGAGCATGAGGACACTGAaaaatgtagctgtaaaaagaGGAGGATCTGTCACTATTCCATGTATTCATGAAGAGAagtacaaagcaaacaaaaaattctGGTGCAAAGGGAACTTTTGGTCTACCTGCAGTATCGTAGCCTATGCAAACTCAAGTGGAAATCCATCAGTCATTGATCATGCAGAGTACAATTTGTTGACGGTGGAACTGAACTCTGTCTCTGAGTCTGGAAGGCGTTGGTGTGCTGTAGAAATTGGGGATAGATGGCAGCCGGATGACCGTGATTATTTGTACCTGACGGTCAGTAAAG ATCCTGATCTGTCAGTGAGGGAGAGCAGAGTGAGAGGTGAGGAAGGAGGCAGCgtcacagtccagtgtctctacagtgctgCGTATCAGAATAAACAGAAGCAGTGGTGCAGATTTAAAGATGGACAATGCAACATAGTGAGGACTGAAACAtcccagaattcagcagtgtacaTCAGTGATGATGGGAGAAGATCCTTCAGAGTGAAGatgagcagactgaagaagagtgATGCTGGATGGTACTGGTGCAGTGCAGGAGATCTGCAGGTTCCTGTTCAC atcagtgtcagtgatccacctccag TGACTACTAGAAAGACTACAACAAAGTCTACAACAGAGTTTTCAACAGAGTATACAGCAGTGACAACAGCAGAGTCTACAGCAGTGCCTACAGCAGTGACTACAGCAGTGCCTACAGCAGTGACTACAACCACTAACCAAGACAATACGTGCAC ATCTGACTCAAAGCACAATTCAG TGTTTGTGAATTTTATCCCCAGCAGTGATGAAACCAC agagccagagaTGTTCTGTATCGTAAACAACTGA
- the LOC113645231 gene encoding polymeric immunoglobulin receptor-like isoform X1, translating to MGFYSLCGSVTLLGFFLCISEVESMRTLKNVAVKRGGSVTVPCLYDEKYKANNKFWCKGNYWSTCSIVAYANSSGNPSVIDHPEQNLLTVELNSVSESGTGWCAAEIGDKWQKDDQDYLYLTVSQDPDLSVNESRVRGEEGGSVTVQCLYSAEYQNTQKQWCRFKDGQCNIVGTETSQNSTVYISDDGKEIFSVKMSKLQQSDAGWYWCSAGDLQVPVHINVSDPPPVNTSNITTVSTTVSTNTHKDNTYTSDSKHNSVFVTSVPSSDETTSLVWTLNHWYLVALLLPLVILVIIICMLRKKCGFSK from the exons ATGGGCTTTTACTCACTATGTGGTTCTGTAACTCTCCTTGGGTTTTTCCTCTGTATATCAG AGGTAGAGAGCATGAGGACACTGAaaaatgtagctgtaaaaagaGGAGGATCTGTCACTGTTCCATGTCTTTATGATGAGAAGTACAAAGCGAACAATAAATTCTGGTGCAAAGGGAACTATTGGTCTACCTGCAGTATCGTAGCCTATGCAAACTCAAGTGGAAATCCATCAGTCATTGATCATCCAGAGCAGAATTTGTTGACGGTGGAACTGAACTCTGTCTCTGAGTCTGGAACGGGTTGGTGTGCTGCAGAAATTGGGGATAAATGGCAAAAGGATGACCAGGATTATTTGTACCTGACAGTTAGTCAAG ATCCTGATCTGTCAGTGAATGAGAGCAGAGTGAGAGGTGAGGAAGGAGGCAGCGTCACAGTCCAGTGTCTGTACAGTGCTGAGTATCAGAATACACAGAAGCAGTGGTGCAGATTCAAAGATGGACAATGCAACATAGTGGGGACTGAAACATCACAGAATTCCACAGTGTACATCAGTGATGATGGGAAAGAAATCTTCAGTGTAAAGATGAGCAAACTGCAGCAGAGTGATGCTGGATGGTACTGGTGCAGTGCAGGAGATCTACAGGTTCCTGTTCACATCAATGTCAGTGATCCACCTCCAG TCAATACATCAAATATTACAACAGTGTCCACAACAGTGTCTACAAACACCCATAAAGACAACACATACAC ATCTGACTCAAAGCACAATTCAG TGTTTGTGACATCAGTTCCCAGCAGTGATGAAACCAC TAGTTTGGTTTGGACCCTGAACCATTGGTACCTGGTGGCCCTTCTTCTGCCACTGGTGATActggtcatcatcatctgtatgCTCAGAAAGAAATGTG GTTTCTCCAAATGA
- the LOC113645233 gene encoding polymeric immunoglobulin receptor-like isoform X1, whose protein sequence is MYFYSQVVCVSVFGFFLQISEVESMRTLKNVAVKRGGSVTIPCIHEEKYKANKKFWCKGNFWSTCSIVAYANSSGNPSVIDHAEYNLLTVELNSVSESGRRWCAVEIGDRWQPDDRDYLYLTVSKDPDLSVRESRVRGEEGGSVTVQCLYSAAYQNKQKQWCRFKDGQCNIVRTETSQNSAVYISDDGRRSFRVKMSRLKKSDAGWYWCSAGDLQVPVHISVGVDASESQRCSVSQTTEGHDLADIENIRSWNVGHSLSEIFLYKQDSQWCVIPFSFTLSIYLSIYLSIYLSIYLSVYLSICLSIYLSIYLSIYLSIYLSIYLSIHIFSQKA, encoded by the exons ATGTACTTTTATTCACAagttgtttgtgtatctgtctttgGCTTCTTCCTGCAGATATCAG AGGTAGAGAGCATGAGGACACTGAaaaatgtagctgtaaaaagaGGAGGATCTGTCACTATTCCATGTATTCATGAAGAGAagtacaaagcaaacaaaaaattctGGTGCAAAGGGAACTTTTGGTCTACCTGCAGTATCGTAGCCTATGCAAACTCAAGTGGAAATCCATCAGTCATTGATCATGCAGAGTACAATTTGTTGACGGTGGAACTGAACTCTGTCTCTGAGTCTGGAAGGCGTTGGTGTGCTGTAGAAATTGGGGATAGATGGCAGCCGGATGACCGTGATTATTTGTACCTGACGGTCAGTAAAG ATCCTGATCTGTCAGTGAGGGAGAGCAGAGTGAGAGGTGAGGAAGGAGGCAGCgtcacagtccagtgtctctacagtgctgCGTATCAGAATAAACAGAAGCAGTGGTGCAGATTTAAAGATGGACAATGCAACATAGTGAGGACTGAAACAtcccagaattcagcagtgtacaTCAGTGATGATGGGAGAAGATCCTTCAGAGTGAAGatgagcagactgaagaagagtgATGCTGGATGGTACTGGTGCAGTGCAGGAGATCTGCAGGTTCCTGTTCACATCAGTGTCGGTGTTGACGCTTCAG agagccagagaTGTTCTGTATCGCAGACAACTGAAGGACATGATCTTGCTGACATAGAGAACATAAGAAGCTGGAATGTTGGACATAGTttgtctgaaatatttttatacaaacaagacagtcaGTGGTGTGTTATTCCTTTTTCATttacactatctatctatctatctatctatctatctatctatctatctatctatctatctgtctatctgtctatctgtctatctatctatctatctatctatctatctatctatctatctatctatctatctatctatctatctattcatatCTTTAGTCAAAAAGCGTAA
- the LOC113645233 gene encoding polymeric immunoglobulin receptor-like isoform X3, with protein sequence MYFYSQVVCVSVFGFFLQISEVESMRTLKNVAVKRGGSVTIPCIHEEKYKANKKFWCKGNFWSTCSIVAYANSSGNPSVIDHAEYNLLTVELNSVSESGRRWCAVEIGDRWQPDDRDYLYLTVSKDPDLSVRESRVRGEEGGSVTVQCLYSAAYQNKQKQWCRFKDGQCNIVRTETSQNSAVYISDDGRRSFRVKMSRLKKSDAGWYWCSAGDLQVPVHISVGVDASESQRCSVSQTTEGHDLADIENIRSWNVGHSLSEIFLYKQDSQ encoded by the exons ATGTACTTTTATTCACAagttgtttgtgtatctgtctttgGCTTCTTCCTGCAGATATCAG AGGTAGAGAGCATGAGGACACTGAaaaatgtagctgtaaaaagaGGAGGATCTGTCACTATTCCATGTATTCATGAAGAGAagtacaaagcaaacaaaaaattctGGTGCAAAGGGAACTTTTGGTCTACCTGCAGTATCGTAGCCTATGCAAACTCAAGTGGAAATCCATCAGTCATTGATCATGCAGAGTACAATTTGTTGACGGTGGAACTGAACTCTGTCTCTGAGTCTGGAAGGCGTTGGTGTGCTGTAGAAATTGGGGATAGATGGCAGCCGGATGACCGTGATTATTTGTACCTGACGGTCAGTAAAG ATCCTGATCTGTCAGTGAGGGAGAGCAGAGTGAGAGGTGAGGAAGGAGGCAGCgtcacagtccagtgtctctacagtgctgCGTATCAGAATAAACAGAAGCAGTGGTGCAGATTTAAAGATGGACAATGCAACATAGTGAGGACTGAAACAtcccagaattcagcagtgtacaTCAGTGATGATGGGAGAAGATCCTTCAGAGTGAAGatgagcagactgaagaagagtgATGCTGGATGGTACTGGTGCAGTGCAGGAGATCTGCAGGTTCCTGTTCACATCAGTGTCGGTGTTGACGCTTCAG agagccagagaTGTTCTGTATCGCAGACAACTGAAGGACATGATCTTGCTGACATAGAGAACATAAGAAGCTGGAATGTTGGACATAGTttgtctgaaatatttttatacaaacaagacagtcaGTG
- the LOC113645335 gene encoding CMRF35-like molecule 5 translates to MSTLDYCTSLLAVDAVQSQRYFSLKPGSSVTIPCHYNRKNKHHKKYWCSDPDLSVRESRVRGEEGGSITVKCLYSAEYQNTQKQWCRFKDGQCNTVRTETSQNSAVYISDDGRRSFSVRMSRLKKSDTGWYWCSAGDLQVPVHISVSDPPPGIITNTDQL, encoded by the exons ATGTcgacactggactactgcacctcgctcctggCAG TTGATGCCGTTCAGTCACAGAGGTACTTTAGTCTTAAACCTGGATCATCTGTCACCATCCCATGTCATTATAATAGGAAAAATAAACACCATAAGAAATATTGGTGCTCTG ATCCTGATCTGTCAGTGAGGGAGAGCAGAGTGAGAGGTGAGGAAGGAGGCAGCATCACAGTCaagtgtctctacagtgctgAGTATCAGAATACACAGAAGCAGTGGTGCAGATTTAAAGATGGACAATGCAACACTGTGAGGACTGAAACAtcccagaattcagcagtgtacaTCAGTGATGATGGGAGAAGATCCTTCAGTGTGAGGatgagcagactgaagaagagtgatactggatggtactggtgcagtgcaggagatctgcaggttcctgttcacatcagtgtcagtgatccacctccaggtattatcacaaacactgatcAACTTTAA